The Helicoverpa armigera isolate CAAS_96S chromosome 21, ASM3070526v1, whole genome shotgun sequence sequence aagtttcattaaaatccattcagtagtttttgcgtgaaagagtaacatacatccatacatccatacatacaaactttcgcatttataatattagtaggataggtAGCAGTCACCACTCTAGAAGTGCTTTCCCTAAAGTGTCCCTGGAACATGGCCTTCATGGGGTCACACCGAGCCatgagcgcggcgcggtgcgcgAGGTGGATGCCGTCGTCCAGGTCGAACGTCACGTCCGCGAACTGCGCCCGCTCCACGCACATGTCGCGGAGACGCCCGCCCAGAGGCTGGGGGGAGTGGAAAACTTACTTTTAACACTCAGATTTAAAATATGagccttgacagtcgttacgggtagtcagaagccagtaagtctgacatcagtctaaccaaggggtattgggttgcccgggtaactgggttgaggaggtcagataggcagtcgcttctcgtaaagcactggtactcagctgaatccggttagactggaagccgaccccaacatagttgggaaaaggctcggaggatgatgaggatgatttaaaatatgagcgtttttattaaaagatgCTGTTTAATTTGGAGGTCGCAGACAGGGCCCCTAGACGATGGGAAAAAAGAAAAGTGCTTTCTCAGTTTCTACTTAAGAGCCGAGGTATTTTAGGAATTAACAAAGCTCTAGACATTGCTATCTTTAGTATAGAATGATAGCCTCGACTGAAGTCCAAATTATACTTCTTGTAATCGAACCATGTTGAAAAGTTTCCTTAACTAAAAGGAAATATCTATTATATTACCAAGAATCATATAGAAGATTTTTGTTGTACATTAAAACGACTGGATAAAAGTGCTCGTGGTATTGTATTATAAGCTGATAATTTAAACGGATTGTAACAAATGCATCTTGAATAGATTTAAATCTAAGcttcatttaatattcaaattttgACTTATCCTGTACTTTAAtatccttttattttaataatggtcaaattatgtaacttaaaatatattctgtTTTCACAACTCACCGTATGAAACTGCAGCATAAACCCCTTGTCGAACAACAGATGCTGGTCCAGTATGAACTGACTGAGCTTCGTGAGCTCGTGGAAGCCCAGCAACTCAGCCGCCTGTCTGATCTCCTGAACAACACCGTATTACCGTCACATAAGGTTGCTTTTGTGTTGCACTGATGTTCGGACCGCTTCGGAACTATTCGGGAAACTTCGGAAACTTTTAAAAAGAGCTGTTTGACTGCTATTGAATCAACCAATAAGTAATAGGATTGTTTACGACAATTTCTCTTTTTAAACGAATAGTAATTGAATGACTTCTTTACGTAAACAGCAACAGGCTTCAAATATTCTTAGACAATTTAAGCAAAAGCTTTCCAGCATCCATTAAGACCCAAATTAACCGACAACTTAAGCATtcgttttttcttttaaaaattgtttactttgaaaattcagcgtgaaaattcatagtaaacagttgttttaagaaaactgacgtttatgttatcgGAGAACTTAAGCCTAAGATTCGATAAAACTGTAATTTGTAAaagtgtatgtaaataatgtagctAGCAATAATTTATGGTGATAATATctaatgaatattattaaaataataataaaaaagcactACACTttcttaagatttatttttcaattttttttttttttactttttttataaaaatatgtgaataaACTTGACCTATTATAACTTGAGAAAATGTAGccaaaacataatatgtatgataaactacaaagaaatacatccacaaaaatacaaaagggtgctgatttttttataataataataatggtcgaaattaataattatgaatttgttttaatggtataatttattgcaataaCATTTACCAGTAATAATCCGATAGCAGCTGActgcaaaacatttttgttattataaaattattaattttatatatttttattttgcaatataatttatttgtagtgggtaatacatagaatagaaaaagCACAGTAgagtagaaaaatattaaatttaaataaattaatgtaattaaaaagctgtctctttattaaaatattaataagtactcttcttctgatatttttattaaaaatagttttaataaaaggACAGCCAGAAAATAGCCGGAGTcaattaagaataatttataaattactcgaatacacataataaaatataaatatatttaaatacttatacaaAGCTAAAgcttattgatttaatttaaaattgaaaaacaagTGGTATAGCGAAGAAGTCATGGATTATCCCGTTTTTTAAACCAACTACAAGTacgtaattttttaataaattccgCAACCAACAATAATTTGTCAcactttaaaatacaaaatggcggTCAACTGTCAGTCACATTTAAAATTCGAACACACCATAGACTTTGTCACCATATCACAAAGAAATCCTACAGTTTTAAAGTCTTACTAACCTGCTGTTTGAAAGCACTGCTATCTAAAGCCCCCGTGTAGATAAAGTTGATAATTTCTTGCATAACATTTTGAGAAATGAGTTTGCTCATCGTCACTATGGTTTGAGTTTGGGAGGTGGCATGTTGGATCTTGTCGCACTGGAATTTGTtaggaaataattattatttcatgtccCTTGACGAAGAGGATAAAGGGAACATTATTTACCGAGCTCAAAGCTGCATATAACATAGCTTAATGAAACTTAATACAAATGAAGATTGGCATAAAAATATGATCGCAAAATTGGTAAACATAATTAAGCTTAAACCATGGGGAAAAGTCAGATATGACTTTTGACTGAattaggcatcgttcagaccaaacgtattgtcggccgctgactgtgagcgcgcgttacgcagtttattgcttttccatatatattgaaattgtcgttcacaccgaaccgactatacgctgttacgtcgtctgttgtagctgactctcagtggccgattattttactacgcgactatgcacggcggacgcggattggctacgcggacgcagttgccgaatagcgccgctccgccgcgtacgcaccgtcgcgcctcggtacagcacgtcgataattagtgtcccttttatataaacttacacCTATTAAacatagtaactcatcgaatgttttactgtcatacgaaaatatttcttgaacttatttggataaagtctatattcgaaatataaagtatgaaattgaccaagaaaacctCTCTtctttaagggatgtacccacaatctcttctttttattattttcgtcttcctctagagcttcgcaaatggcaactttctgaatgcgcatcatttaattgaaatatcagtaaaacgtctgatttgaaaaaaataaattacctacgctagttttatcgtttataaaatactacgagcaacttcaaatactgagcccttttatgtgtagaatagtcagccgctcagcgtacgcatctagtgtgaacctacaagagcctattcttttgttcacacatgtagcgcatcgtacgctatagcctattgtcggcttggtgagtacgcgtactgcagattgagtcgacgttcacactggggcagacagtgagtatactcacagtcagcggcggacaatacgtttggtgtgaacaatcccttagtatattattatgtatctatTTTCTGTCATAGATCAGTATAAAGCAGTCCTTTACTCATTAGTCTACCTCTAGGTATacctattatgtaaaatattgtcaCTTGTaagtttcacaaaaaaaattacttgcTGTGCCGATCCCGAATAATATATTGAGCTAAAGACAGGGTAATGATCATaattatgatataaaaataattataaatatatagtcTACACACCTTAACAACTCTGATAGAGTTGATAGCAGGATGGTTGACTTCCCGGTATAAGTCTGGGGGCTTTTTACAGCTGTCACTGAGAGGCAGGATCTGGCATGATGACCTCCGTTTTATCTGATCCCATACTCTGCgaaattaagtaaattactGTGCTACTTGTTTTAGTTTACTCTTTGGGGTTTAAAAGAGGGGTGTTATATGATTGACCGCTTAGGGATTTGGGATAACTAATCGAGAAAGTAGATTGCAACGAATAAAcgagcaatattttttaagggatctcccaaaaaggaggaggttctcattgcggttttatgtttgttcgcaTAAGCCAATCGATTTGAAGATGTTATCTTGTATAGTTCCCAAATGGTGCCATAGCCACCAAGTTCAGAATCTGATGAAGAAAACCCTGAGAAATTTAGaccaactcttgaatattgtatgCATCCACTTCTCGAGGAAACTACTTTCCACAAATGGATAAAAGTAGCCAAAATACTAATACTCTGATACATCCTGATATGTCTACAATTGGGTAGTATGTTCCTACCTCATCTGCTTCGCCTGGTCCTGTCGTATTAAATACTCGGTGTCCTCATTGAACTCGCCCGTTGTTGCCTCACCCATGCTGCTTACCTACACCAAAATAACACAGCTTTATAAATATCTTAAACGGCCCACCAAAATCAGTCTACGAAAATAtttagcatatttattttttctctgaATTGAGCTGATTCGACCGACCATATATGAAAGCTGATTCAGCGGACTCCTACTTCGCTTATTTAACTAGTATCTCTTACCATGCTGCTCTCGCTGGAACTCCTGGCCAGTTCAGCAGACAGGCTGACGCAGTCGCTGGTCAGCAGCCGGTGGAAGGCTTCGCAGGCGGCGGCCATCATGAACCGGTGCACTGGGAAGCCTTTCGCCCCGCATATTATTACCATGTCTGAGAAATACTGTTGGGAAAAAAAGGTTGATGTTAGTTCTTGGGAGATGTGATGCAATTTTTTGTGTCTATGGCTAGAAAAAACCAGAAGATCGTTATCTtcttgtttgattttttttctcttgaAATACTGACCTGTAAGATCTTCTTTAAATGGCAAAAAAGCTGAAATATTTCACTTCGGGAAAATATTCTTTACATTAAAGATATGCCTAGCCTTGATTTTTTAGAAAGTAGGAAAAACATGAAATTGCAGAACAAGCAGTTTACCTGTTGTCGTAATAAGGTAGTCATGTTTTCCAGATAGGTGCTGTTGACGACCACTACTTCAGGCTCCATTGGTCTCGGAGGTCTAAATGGTGCCTGagaacaacaaacaagtaaatattgtatacctacctaaatcaaGAAAAAACTAATTCTGAACTGTATCTAAATCAATattgaaagttatttatttcatgtcgATTTCTACTAATACAGCatagaatattaataacatttcttTACATTACATACACACAAAGGCACACCCTAGCAAATCAGATTGACAATTACAGATCTTGAACTTGAATTTCCTTCACCAGTAACATCCATTTTAGCATTTGCCTAATTTCAAACAACCTGTAGATATCTATATACATTCTTTGAAAAATGTCATTCAATATCCTTgacaatcgttacgggtagtcaaagcCAATgattctgacaccagtctaaccaaggggcctgggtaactgggttgaggaggtcagataggcagtcgctccttgtaaaacactgatactcagccgcattcagttagactggaagccgatgccaacatagctgggaaaaagctTGGAAATGATgattctttgaaaaataaacgatttcttttaCCTGCAATAAAGGCCTTTGAACCCTCTTAAGGTTGGTCATCCAGAACCTCTGCTGTCTCCTAGCTATGAGAGCAGCCCTGATGGCATTCTCGAACACCTCGTTAACTCCATAGTAGGTGAACACTGATGTTTCATAGTAGTATATGCCGAACTCGTGAGCTAGGGCCCGGCCTTGGTCCGGCATTACTAGGTCACTTTTTCTTGGGGCCCTAGAAATGTAACAATAGCGTTTTATTGAATACCAGTTGCCAGAttagaaatacaaaattattttttttgcagataaagctcttttgtaatattaaaaagcagtcaaattcaaaacacagttttaaaaataaaaattaaatgcattttacaATCAATGAcattaactattaattaaaaagtccTAATAGATTGTTTATTTACCGTTCAATGTAAACTCATGCTTTAAAAATATGGtggcagtaaaaaaaaaatcgttggaATTATTACCTTCCTACATGGATATTGTTTAATAATGACAAGAACATCTTACCTGATGAAAGGACTGCGGTCCTTACAGTAATTTAGATAGGTTTCATCTCTATACATGTAGCGCAGATCATTCTTACATCCCACTAGTAATATTGGTGTGTTCGGACAAAACCGTCTGAAATATGGACAAATATTATGATACTATGCCTTTATATAATTActacataaattacaaaattctgTGATGAAATCTCACCTAATTTCAGGATACCACATAGCTCCACAATTCCTCAAAGATATAGGGTTTGTGAtggaaaaacataaaagaaccACGTCGGACCTGAAAAATGTGAATTGTTCAGAAAATTTTCATACATAAATCTTTCATTAGACTAAAAATCCAATCAGAAACGAATAActcagtttaatttttttacagaattgtaatttttccagaaaatatattttatcaggtCTTTCAGGAGGGAGTCTATATTCTTACCTTCCATAGGCAAACCTTCTGTCCTTTTCATGATCACCAAATGTGTCCCAAAGACGAAGGGACACATTCACACCGTCTACTACTTCCCAAGATCTTTCTAGCACctacataaagaaaataaaatgttcaatcTTTTTTATAGTATGCTATGAATATCTAATGCCAATTGATTATACAATCATTGCTAATAGTTTTTTGaagatataattattatctactaAATGTTACAGCGTcacttaattgaattttatttaaatattctgagACTTCCAGAAAAAGAAAAGCTTTACATTACCTTTAAGTAAATtggtataataatatgaattaattttggAATTGTAGGATTATGATTCTGGAGGCATCTATTTGTTTACATCTTTTAAGAATTAAAACTAGACTTTATACTATTGTTAAAATAGGTCCTAAATCTGTACTTAATCTAAACTCACATCCTTATAAATCCGGTACTGATCAATAGCCCACACAGTTGGCACATGGGTAGTCATCAACTGCGAGAGAGACACGTGTTTGTTGCACGCCCGAGCACATATCAGGCGGGTCTTGCCGACTGCTGTGTCTCCGACTACAACACATTTTACCAGCTCCTGGTGGGGCTGCTCGTTGTCCATTATCTGAAaagaatatttatgaataagggatataaaataataattttgtaagtttgtatgtactttctaagtatatcttagacaccaatgactgttttcaaatggcatgttaaactgtaggtcccgactgtcattgaacatccttggcagtcgttatgggtagtcagaagccagtaagtctgacaccagtctaaccaaggggtattgggttgcccgggtaactgggttgaagaggtcagataggcagtcgcttcttgtaaagcactggtactcagctgaatccggttagactggaagctgaccccaacatagttgggaaaaagacttgAAGGATGAGGGACATAAATGAAGTggtatgtaaaaaattaaacaaccaCAAGTTTTTAATTGGGACCCAAGTCAAAAAGTTAAGTTCAAACCAAATATACTTCCTATTGGtgtaatgttaattttaaatataagttctGTAAGCTGTGACGTTACctctcataaaataaataatttaataaacttgGAGTATTTGATAAGTCTAAAATAATCAGAGATACCTACgatatgttttaaatgtaacaTCCCTGACCATATTAgtgcatgtttttttaaaacaacattctTATATGTTTTGTAGTTGATTACAGAGTGATCAAACAATGTTTAGAACATTCAAAAAGTCAGGTAGGTACCTGAGAGCCATTCATAAGTCATTAAAaaagaacagaaaaaaaaatacaaatgaaatgtaactcaaactaaagcaaatattttatcaggTGGATGGAAATATGCTTACCAATAGATGGAACAAcgcatatttaaaaaactgggTTTCACGGAATTTATGATTCTAACTTTTTGCTTACCTAAgttaattgtaatattaattcgAGACTCGGAATAAAAACATTACAGATGTCTAACCATTATACTTTGCCTCCGAATTCTGGAGTTAGCTGATAGAAACTTGTATAAGAGCTTATAAGCATTTTCATCAGCTCAAAGACATCCAAATTAcgaaatcctactaatattataaacgcgaaagtttgtatgtatggatgtatggatgtttgttactctttcacgcaaaaactactgaatggattttaatgaaactttacaataatatagcttatacatcagaataacacatagggtacaatttgtaaacatattgttcgaaatactaaacctgcgcagacgaagtcgcgggcaccagctagtaattaaataaacaaacgtaCCGGTACACATTTTCTCTATTTCCATTTTtacacaacaatattttttatttagattatacAGATACACGAcctcatttaattaataaaaagctttatgTCACGCTATTTCAATTAAccacaattaataaaacaaaacattagataaagtgaaaacaaaatcaaaacaaataaattcgaATTTGAAATCGATCTgtcatttcaaaattttaagtgTCATTATTTTGACAGATGATATATTTTTGCCCAAAAATATCACGTTCAAATTAAATGTCTACTTAATTAAATCACAATTGCTCTCTTTCGATAAGTAAAATCGTAAAAATTTCATGTCAAGACGATATGAAAATTTTTATGTAGACCAGTAACCGGGTTTTATGACTATGCAGATTCATTTTACAGCTTAGAGATTGTATAACATAAGAAGAAAACTCTTAAAAATGATCCCGAAATATCTGGCGGTAATGCTAAAATTCGATAAAACCTAAGCAAAACCAGATAATAAAAAGCAAATCAAATTCATTAGATAAATTGAACGATTTAAAAAGCCTTAACTTCACTTACATTTTCTTCAATTAATTCTTAATTGATTCATACACTTGAAAACCTTTGTGAGCACTCAAATCATTTGGACATCACCACTCACTAACACTGGTTATAATTCACTAGGACAGAACTAAAACCTGCATTATGTCGTTTGGATAGGTATAATTGCAAAAAAGATTATCTTTTCACGATATTTGAGGCAATGGAGTGAAGTTGATTTTGTAGCATTGCAGTGATCTGCGCATGTTGAACGTCTTGCGCAGAACTGTAAGAACGCGTACGGGGCaagttcattttaattttgttattgacAATTTTAAGTCAACGAACTTCGTCGGTATTGTTGAACTTTTGAATACTTATGTTGAATGCTGCAGCTCAATACTCACAATTACAGTGTACAATGAAACACGTaccaattgtaaataaatacttcctTTTTGCTATTTATGGATGCGTTCATACACAAAAGTTAGGTATTTCGCCTTGTCAAGTGTAGGTGAAACAGCACTTTTACCGAAGATTTGATACGATGCATACTCTAACAAATAAAACTCttggttaaatatttatacaaataacaACAGTAGCCATTACTTTAAGGGACGTGTAGCGCCTAGTGGTTAACACATAGCAAGAACTCCCGTTCACAAATATCACTTATTTT is a genomic window containing:
- the LOC110381093 gene encoding rho-related BTB domain-containing protein 1 isoform X3; the encoded protein is MIMDNEQPHQELVKCVVVGDTAVGKTRLICARACNKHVSLSQLMTTHVPTVWAIDQYRIYKDVLERSWEVVDGVNVSLRLWDTFGDHEKDRRFAYGRSDVVLLCFSITNPISLRNCGAMWYPEIRRFCPNTPILLVGCKNDLRYMYRDETYLNYCKDRSPFIRAPRKSDLVMPDQGRALAHEFGIYYYETSVFTYYGVNEVFENAIRAALIARRQQRFWMTNLKRVQRPLLQAPFRPPRPMEPEVVVVNSTYLENMTTLLRQQYFSDMVIICGAKGFPVHRFMMAAACEAFHRLLTSDCVSLSAELARSSSESSMVSSMGEATTGEFNEDTEYLIRQDQAKQMRVWDQIKRRSSCQILPLSDSCKKPPDLYREVNHPAINSIRVVKCDKIQHATSQTQTIVTMSKLISQNVMQEIINFIYTGALDSSAFKQQEIRQAAELLGFHELTKLSQFILDQHLLFDKGFMLQFHTPLGGRLRDMCVERAQFADVTFDLDDGIHLAHRAALMARCDPMKAMFQGHFRESTSRVISFPGVKMYAFHILLCYIYSDKIPAVDPTRCLELLELANRLCMNRLVNLVEARVIDQLQQRDRVCGDDDQVVEIALSLLEPVKLHNAQQLAEWCTWRLCGAYDRVCRARHLSQPSRDYLADNRWPPVWYVKEFDYYQKCVNEQSKEQKELRPNTSLQANQQTGCLCFTSKVRRDSSAGADVTTALCRSATAPHSAPHTAPHVAPHPHPQPPL
- the LOC110381093 gene encoding rho-related BTB domain-containing protein 1 isoform X1, with translation MIMDNEQPHQELVKCVVVGDTAVGKTRLICARACNKHVSLSQLMTTHVPTVWAIDQYRIYKDVLERSWEVVDGVNVSLRLWDTFGDHEKDRRFAYGRSDVVLLCFSITNPISLRNCGAMWYPEIRRFCPNTPILLVGCKNDLRYMYRDETYLNYCKDRSPFIRAPRKSDLVMPDQGRALAHEFGIYYYETSVFTYYGVNEVFENAIRAALIARRQQRFWMTNLKRVQRPLLQAPFRPPRPMEPEVVVVNSTYLENMTTLLRQQYFSDMVIICGAKGFPVHRFMMAAACEAFHRLLTSDCVSLSAELARSSSESSMVSSMGEATTGEFNEDTEYLIRQDQAKQMRVWDQIKRRSSCQILPLSDSCKKPPDLYREVNHPAINSIRVVKCDKIQHATSQTQTIVTMSKLISQNVMQEIINFIYTGALDSSAFKQQSAAIGLLLEIRQAAELLGFHELTKLSQFILDQHLLFDKGFMLQFHTPLGGRLRDMCVERAQFADVTFDLDDGIHLAHRAALMARCDPMKAMFQGHFRESTSRVISFPGVKMYAFHILLCYIYSDKIPAVDPTRCLELLELANRLCMNRLVNLVEARVIDQLQQRDRVCGDDDQVVEIALSLLEPVKLHNAQQLAEWCTWRLCGAYDRVCRARHLSQPSRDYLADNRWPPVWYVKEFDYYQKCVNEQSKEQKELRPNTSLQANQQTGCLCFTSKVRRDSSAGADVTTALCRSATAPHSAPHTAPHVAPHPHPQPPL
- the LOC110381093 gene encoding rho-related BTB domain-containing protein 1 isoform X2, translated to MDNEQPHQELVKCVVVGDTAVGKTRLICARACNKHVSLSQLMTTHVPTVWAIDQYRIYKDVLERSWEVVDGVNVSLRLWDTFGDHEKDRRFAYGRSDVVLLCFSITNPISLRNCGAMWYPEIRRFCPNTPILLVGCKNDLRYMYRDETYLNYCKDRSPFIRAPRKSDLVMPDQGRALAHEFGIYYYETSVFTYYGVNEVFENAIRAALIARRQQRFWMTNLKRVQRPLLQAPFRPPRPMEPEVVVVNSTYLENMTTLLRQQYFSDMVIICGAKGFPVHRFMMAAACEAFHRLLTSDCVSLSAELARSSSESSMVSSMGEATTGEFNEDTEYLIRQDQAKQMRVWDQIKRRSSCQILPLSDSCKKPPDLYREVNHPAINSIRVVKCDKIQHATSQTQTIVTMSKLISQNVMQEIINFIYTGALDSSAFKQQSAAIGLLLEIRQAAELLGFHELTKLSQFILDQHLLFDKGFMLQFHTPLGGRLRDMCVERAQFADVTFDLDDGIHLAHRAALMARCDPMKAMFQGHFRESTSRVISFPGVKMYAFHILLCYIYSDKIPAVDPTRCLELLELANRLCMNRLVNLVEARVIDQLQQRDRVCGDDDQVVEIALSLLEPVKLHNAQQLAEWCTWRLCGAYDRVCRARHLSQPSRDYLADNRWPPVWYVKEFDYYQKCVNEQSKEQKELRPNTSLQANQQTGCLCFTSKVRRDSSAGADVTTALCRSATAPHSAPHTAPHVAPHPHPQPPL